The genomic region cccttgattccccacacctggtacttccctatataagtccagccccttgcactctagcttgctgattattgagctcctgagccttgatcaagcttctcctcatctgttgctgTTACTACTggtggaagtccactgctgaccaggaattgcctaccgactactcttctgccttatccctaccaactgaactgctaccaccgttgccatccggattgtctgaccacgcttactacctgcctgcggtccttgccactgggctccactcctacctccagccagcggtcctctgacacaggtgagcctgtaggactgttacaacaagtgtatggccagcagaaCAAAACCCTCTGGGCTTGTGTATTATGCGACATGGCGGCATTGAATTACGTGATGGATTCCACGAGAACAGATTCCATTACGTAATTCACTTAAACCTTGAACCCGAAGTCGAACCTGCCAAAAgacaggttcgctcaactctacttatactATATGAAACATAATAATTCTTTAAATTCTTATTTTTATATTACAGTCATAATATATTTGACTGCTACATTGACCCATTGAATGAGATTTAGACTCACTGCAGTTTTCTTGATATAGCTTTACCCCCATAGCATGCCCTACCTctcaaaaactaaaataaatattacaaatattttgtCTATTTCGTTCCAAAGAAATTCTAAGGCCATAGACAGCAGCTGCTTTTGCAACTGCTCTTTTGCTTCTGCCCAGCCCATTAGTTCGTGTCTGTCACGTGGCTGTGATGTCACCTAAGGTCCTTTCAGCTGTAAGAATCAGACAGCGCAGGGTAAACACTCAGGAAATAACTCAGAGGATTGCTGGAAGGAATGAAGGAGACTATGCTTTCATCTGACGAGCACACAGACTTGTAACCTATGTTATTTTGTATCGTGCATATATAATATTTCGTCATTTACATTCTGTCTCTATATAAAGAGTCACCATGTTAGATTTTTTCAGATCTAGAAAGGAGAAGGCGCTGCGTCATAAAGTCCAGGAAGCTATTAAAGGAAATAATCGAGAAGAACTCTGTATGTTATTGTCTGAGAATAAAGCTTGCAAACTAATCAGGAAAACTGATGGGATTTTCCTACATGGATGTCTACTTAATGCTGTAGGAGCAAATCGTTCTGAATGTATTGAAGAGTTGTTAAAAGCTGGAGTCAAACCATGTTATGAACAAAGGCGTAACACTCTAATGCATGCaatttttacagagcaggtcaGTATCCTCAGGCTGCTGTTAGAGTATGGAGCAAATCCTGATGCTGGCCTCAGACTGAAACAACCTTTGTACTATGCAGCAAATTTTGCAGATCTGACTTGTTTTCGAATGTTGCTACTTTATGGCGCTGATCCAGATTACAACTGTTCACATCGTGATTTCTTAAACAGTTATCCAGATTTCCCATCACTATTAGGGATGTGTCTTGCCAACAACTATGAGGTCCAATTTGTGGAGCTGCTCATCCAGTTTGGTGCTAATATGTACTTACCTGATATACAGAAAACCCGGATCCAAGTTGATAATGATGCAGCAAAACTTCTGGACAGAGAAATGGGTAAAGACATCTCCTTCTTCTAAACAATTGATATTATGAAGTCCTGTATTTCTTTTCTATAAATATCTTCACTTTGCTTTATTCTTACCATTTCTTCCGATGGGTGCCAATCTCTCAGATAATCAAAATCCTTTCTACAAAATCATTAATTTTCTCTAAGGCTGGGtccacatcacgtttttgccattCATTTAACGTAtgcaaaaaacatatacgttaacggatGCCCCAGACGGATGCCCTACAGTGGCATCCGTAcaccattagaaaaaaaaacagtatacgttaaaaaaaatgtttttttactggAGTCTGCAGGATAGAAAAGAGTGGTGTGCTACACTTTTGTATCCTATTTTTCCCTGACATACACGTTAAAcagatggcaaaaatgtgatgtggacCCACCCTAAGAGCAACCTCTGCAAGCTCCTTCTTTTTCAGCTGTAAGATGGAAACAATTACACTATACTGCACACCTGGACAATGTCTCAATAATGTACAAAGTATATATGAGCTGAAGTAGAAATTGGAGAACTATCCCAACTAGGGATGGGCGAGTGTGTACTAAACTAATCATATTTGTCACAAATATCACAACATTTCTTCTGCCCAACCAATCTGAAGTTTTGGTGATTTGCTTTGGATGAATTGAGTGAAGCAACACCTCCTATTTTACTATTAAAATTCAGTACACTAGCGAGGAAACAGGGCATGTAGGATGAAGACAGGGGATCAGATGATCCTTACCAGCGGGCTTGTCCACAGTGCTTGGCAGTCAGCCTGGCAGCCTTTCAGAGGGCAGGATATTGGCTGATCTATTAAGCTGTGTGCTAGGTGTGAAGTGCAAACGCCATTGTGAGCACAACCACTGATGTGAGAGGATATGTCTGCCATGTTTCTGACTGACAccaattacagacacaagccagACATGTTAGTGTCTTTCtgtgatagtgtagggattgaaaagAAGATATATTTAGATagttagattttttttggggTAGAAAGTCAGGTTTTATCATTAGGAGAGCATAGGAACAGTTAGTGTAATGGGACTGATTGTCTTAAGTTGTTTGTCTTGCATTACCTGAACAAAGATCCTGCCCGAAGATCATTTTTTCTGTGCATGAACCAACCTTTTAGTACAATAACCTGTTACAATCCTTCTACAGTTCATAAGTGTATTATAGGCATATTCTAAGCACCACCAGGAGCTGTTTATCATTGAGCACAGAGAGGCTGACATtatggactggatggctcactcatGTTGTCCATGTTCATACATCCTAACTTTTGAAATgcacaaagagggacaatatgtgcaaTGTGCTATACACTCCGATTCAAATATTTTAATAATAGGCCACACCTCTAACCCTGCCCAAAACATATCTTTACACATCCAATCCCACCCAGTTGCCCCCACATAGGAATCATTCCCCCTttatgccccatcacagtagttatgcccacatgtgcgcCTTCAcaggtaatgcccagatatgccttcttcatagtagttatgactagatatgcctccttcacagtagttatgcccagatgtgtgcccccttcataggaaaaaaataaaaataaactgtaaaTATTCACCTAGTTTCTCCGATGATCTATACTTCCCAGCAGCAGGCAGGatacacatcgcgctgctggccatGTAGGAGTAGTCCACAAGATGACTCCTGGCCTCCCCTGcccctcctacacagaccagcagtgtggagTGCCAGCTGCTGAAAggaatggtgaagtggggaatGGATAGCTCTCAGCTTGAACATTAAAATCAGCTGTcgggggcgtggccggatgccGGGAGGAGAGGTCGCATAGTGCCTGAGCTCCGGCTGTGGAACTCCGACAGCGGCACAAAGCAGCTATATTTCTAAGATTTGAAGATACTTACCTACCCCAGAACGGACCTCGCTCCAGTACCCCTTCCGATGATGAccagaggaaggaagaaaggTTCGCAGCCTCAGAAAATGACGGCATTCTTCCATCCAGCTCCTGGGTCTTCACAAGATGGCGCCGGTTCCCGCCACACGGAGGGAGCGCCCTGCCCGTCCTCTGCAGCGGCGCTCAGTCAGCGTTCACCAGGGTCTCCCTCTTCAGCAGGATCCGACTCTCCTTCCTCACAGGAACCTAAAAAACAAAAGAGGGTGAGTGAACAGCAGCCATACAGTCCTCCCCTTGATACTTACCCTGCGTCACCAGGCATAGATCCTGGATTAACAGTCAATGCAATGCAGGACATGCTGTCAGATCTAAAACGATCTATTCATGGCGACTTTAAAGAGACAATCTCTGTTATTCATGCAGACATAGTCGCTATAGGAGAAAGAACTGCACATTTggaagaaaaaatggaggaatttgtCTCAGCGCATAACTCACTAGTTGATAATCATAATGCGGTTGAAGATGACATAGCCACCATGAAACTTAAAATCGCTGATCTGGAGGATCGCTCCAGAAGAAACAACATTAGATTCAGAGGCATTCCTGAAAGTGTTCTGGACTCTCAGTTGCAGGACTTTATTGCGGACCTCATAGTGGCATATCTGCCAGACACTCCAGGGCCAGAGTTGATAATAGACCGGGTTCACCGGGTTCCCAAACCCAAAGCTCTTCCAGCCTCTATTCCCAGAGATGTTCTTGCCAGAATACACTTTTATCACCTAAAAGACTCCCTAATGAGAGAAGCTCAAAAAAAGAGGACGGATATCCCTGAAAGATTTTGTAATGTCCTCCTATTCACTGACTTATCACCAGCGACACTGAGCAGGAGACGCGAGTTCCAAGTGTACACCAAAGCATTAAGGGACAACAATATTCCTTACAAATGGGGTTTCCCTGTCAAGCTGATTGTGAGATACCAAAATTCATCAAATGTCCTAGTTTCTCCACAGGAAGCGTCAGTAGCTTTTGCCAAATGGAACATCTCTGTGCCACCGGAGGGCGCCAAAGCCAAAGATAAAGACAAAGAAAGAGACAAAGCAATGAACTCTCCTTCTAATAGACCTTCCTCTGACAGAAGCCACCTTAACCTGACTCCAGAATGGACCAAAGTGGGAAGAAATCCTCCGTGAAACTTGTGCGGGACACTTTCTTTGATACCATAAGTATCCTTCCATGTTATATTTGTTTGGCTATACTACTATTATGCTATTCTTATGGGGTTCCACACCCTGATGCTCTACCTCTGAGAACACATATTACATCTCTGTGTTCACATTCCCTAATCCACTGTTTTCCTAACGCCTCCCATACTAAGTGAGATACATCACTACTTGTGGTCACTGTTAGACCATTGTTATGTTTCTGTTATttattaatccttttttttttccatgttttaTCTTATTGTTTTATAAGGTTACACAAAAAAGGTCTACCTCAAACAAAGGAAGTCAAAGATTCAAATCTACGTTCCCCTCAATTTCTTTACGGTAACATAAGTGTACTTCACTATTTCACTCACACACTAATTATTAATCATCTCAGGTTagaaatattagcatattgtaTGAGAAATCAATATGGCTAGCAAAGGTATAAAAATCTTCTCTGCAAATGTTAAAGGTCTTAATAGCCCATTTAAGCGGTCAGCATGTTGGAATGAGGTGAGGAAACAAGGAGCTGACATCATCTGTATTCAAGAGTCCCACCTTAATAAGGAAGACTCCTACAGATTTTCTCACCCCTCCTTTCCACACATCTTTTTCTCATCAGCTTCAAATAAAAGAAAAGGTGTGATTATAGGTTTCAAAAATTCTGTTGCCTTCCAGTGTCATAATACAATAATTGATGAAGAGGGCAGATACATCATCATTATATGCGATATAAACAACTCTAGATACACAATAGTtaatttatatgcccctaatGCTGATCAGATCAATTTTATCAAACGTACTGTCAAAATAGCTCAGGATTCTAAGCAAGGCTCTCTATTGATTTGTGGCGACTTCAATATGTGTCCTGACTCCTCAATTGATAGGCTGCCTTCTCCTCTTCCCTCTCAAAAGAATTCAcacctcagagatttcttattCCAAGAGGGTCTTCTGGATATATGGAGGGTTCACCATGCTAATGAAAAAGATTTTACTTTCTTCTCACACCCACACAATACTTACTCTAGAATTGACCTCTTTGTATCAGATAAATGGCTCCTTCAAAAAGTGTTAGAAGTGTCAATCTCTAATATAACGTGGTCTGACCATGCGTTTATCACTCTTATTCTGGATGATAAATATAGTAATAGAATATATTCCCCATGGAGACTCAATAACTCCTTACTCCAAAATTCTTCTATTCGTACAGAAGTAGAAAATTCATTAAAAGAATATTTTAAATCCAATGACAATAAGCTGGTTTCAGATATTACATTATGGAGTGCGCACAAGGCATTTATAAGGGGTGTTCTGTTGAAACATGCGGCTATCCAAAAGAGGAATAGACGGAAAACTCTTGATAAATTACTAGCTGATATCAAAAACCTAGAGGATTCTTCTAAGATTTCGTTAGACCCTAAAATTATCAGCAAATTAAAAACAGCCAGACACCATTTATATCTCCATTTACACGAAAAACATGAATTCCATTTGCGTAAAGTCAATTCAGACCACTACTCTCAAGGTAATAAAGCGTCAAAGATTTTAgctaatagaattaaaaaaagagaaattaaatCAAGAATCCCCTTCTTATATGACAGTCAAGACCAAAAATTATATAATCCCAAGCATATAGCAGAGGAATTCGCCAAATATTATGAAAATTTATATAATCTGGAGAAAGCGCCTGACATTGTCCAACCGACTACTGAATATATTAATGATTTCCTTACTAGTATATCACTTCCTTCCATAACTCCAGCCCAAAATCATTCCCTTAACTCTAAAATCACACATCAGGAAATTTCTGAAGCAATACACTCCCTAAAAAACAATAAATCTCCTGGTCCGGACGGACTTACAAATGAATACTATAAAATTTTCTCGCACATCCTAAACCCCTTTCTGAATAGATCCTTCAACTTAATAGCAGAACAGGAGTCGATCCCCAAAGATATGTTAAACGCACTGATAATTACGCTCCCCAAACCTGGTAAATCTGCAGACAAGCCGGCTAACTTCAGGCCTATATCGCTACTAAACTCAGATATAAAGATTTTTGCGAAAATTCTGGCAAAAAGATTATCTGGTATCCTTCCTACATTAATAGCTAATGACCAAATTGGTTTTGTCCCCAACAGGCAATCATCAGATGGCACTAGGAGATTCATAGATCTTTTAGATATAGCACACTCTACACGGACGCCTTCTTTGCTCCTCTCCTTggacgcggagaaggcgtttgataggatACATTGGAAATACATTCATGCAACCTTgaaaaaatttggatttggtgaTTTTTTCCTGTCTGCGGTAATGTCCTTATACTCCAACCCTAGCGCCTCTATTTACTCATCTA from Bufo gargarizans isolate SCDJY-AF-19 chromosome 9, ASM1485885v1, whole genome shotgun sequence harbors:
- the LOC122919684 gene encoding ankyrin repeat and SOCS box protein 12-like isoform X1; this encodes MLDFFRSRKEKALRHKVQEAIKGNNREELCMLLSENKACKLIRKTDGIFLHGCLLNAVGANRSECIEELLKAGVKPCYEQRRNTLMHAIFTEQVSILRLLLEYGANPDAGLRLKQPLYYAANFADLTCFRMLLLYGADPDYNCSHRDFLNSYPDFPSLLGMCLANNYEVQFVELLIQFGANMYLPDIQKTRIQVDNDAAKLLDREMVHPRSLMSQCRIAIRRSMKQVGKLGLIDQLEIPKRLLRYLQYHDELDNTEKLPRYYAERNKVYCCFPEHNLV
- the LOC122919684 gene encoding ankyrin repeat and SOCS box protein 12-like isoform X2, with the protein product MLDFFRSRKEKALRHKVQEAIKGNNREELCMLLSENKACKLIRKTDGIFLHGCLLNAVGANRSECIEELLKAGVKPCYEQRRNTLMHAIFTEQVSILRLLLEYGANPDAGLRLKQPLYYAANFADLTCFRMLLLYGADPDYNCSHRDFLNSYPDFPSLLGMCLANNYEVQFVELLIQFGANMYLPDIQKTRIQVDNDAAKLLDREMVHPRSLMSQCRIAIRRSMKQVGKLGLIDQLEIPKRLLRYLQYHDELDNTEKLPRYYAERNKNPW